The Nostoc sp. 'Lobaria pulmonaria (5183) cyanobiont' DNA window ACTTAGTGATATTTCGCCCTGCTGTCCAAGCTTTGAATAGTTTAGGAAATTTCGTTCTTAAGCTTATAGGCTTGGAACCAGGAAGTAGCGAAGAATTGCTTCATTCGACTGAAGAATTGAAACTTTTAGTGGCAGCTAGCCATGAAGCGGGTCTGTTGGGAGAAGCCGAACAAGACGTAGTAGAGCGAGTGTTTAGCATTGGCAACAGACAAGTCAGTGCATTTATGACACCACGCACAGAGATGGTTTGGCTTGATATTGATGAACCATTGTCAAAAATCCGCAGCCAAGTCATTGAAAGTATTCATTCATTTTTCCCAGTTGCTCAACAGAGCATTGATAACTTATTAGGTATTGTGCAAACCAAAGAATTTTTAGCCCAAAATCCAACCGAAGCCATTGAATTGCAAGCTTTACTAAAGCCACTTTTATATGTGCCAGAAAGCATTAAGGCTTTGAACCTTTTAGAGTTATTTAAGAAATCTGGGACTCACCTAGCTTTAATCGTAGATGAATATGGCGTGACACAAGGGCTGGTGACAATCACTGATATTGTGGAAGCGATAGTAGGTGATATCCCAACCAGTGAAGAACTAGCTGATCCCGATATAGTGCAACGTGAAGATGGGTCTTGGTTGTTAGATGGACTGTTGCCAATTGATGAGTTGAAAGAAATTTTAGACATCAGAAAGTTGTTACCAGGGGCAGGTGTCAACTATCAAACTTTGGGGGGATTTGTCGTCAACCAACTAGGGCATATTCCCTTGGTGGCTGAACATTTTGAGTGGGCGGGACTACGCTTTGAAATAGTTAGTATGGATGGAAACAGGGTAGATAAAGTGTTGGTTGTGCCAATGCACACTTAAAAAGACAAGTGAGGCACAATAGATAAAGGTAGAATGGCACTAAGTTATGAAATTGGTAAATCATAAAATTCTTGGTTGGGATTCTTTTATCCCAATGCTGGGTCGAAGGTACTACCATTACGATTGTTTTCAGTCCTACCCATAAGTCTAGCTGATAAAGTCCAGGAATCTGCGACACAGGTACGGTGTAAACTGTACGTTTCGGTGTATGCCTCCATCACAACCTCTGCCTTAGAAGTCCACCAACGGGAGATCGTTTTCGGGAGCAATGCTCTAACAGTGAGATGGGGAGGCAGTTCTTAGGCAGGGGGAGAGAAATAAATAAGTGTATTTTGAGCTATTTTAGTAGTAAAAATTACCAAAAGTTTCTCTTTACTCCCCTTGCTCATTTCACGATGATCTCAGTTTGAGAGCGTTGCTCCCCGATAACTGTTATGGCATAGATACGTTATATGGTGCAATGTGGTATC harbors:
- a CDS encoding hemolysin family protein encodes the protein MNSPLTWLTAGKLLSVIFLVLANGFFVAAEFALVALRRSRVEQLVLQAHPRAKALQRAVNNLDAYLAATQLGVTIASLGLGWLGEPAIAVLVEPAFHWLPKSLSQTSAHTLSVVIAFTIITSLHIVLGELAPKSLALQRTERTAFAVINLLELYLVIFRPAVQALNSLGNFVLKLIGLEPGSSEELLHSTEELKLLVAASHEAGLLGEAEQDVVERVFSIGNRQVSAFMTPRTEMVWLDIDEPLSKIRSQVIESIHSFFPVAQQSIDNLLGIVQTKEFLAQNPTEAIELQALLKPLLYVPESIKALNLLELFKKSGTHLALIVDEYGVTQGLVTITDIVEAIVGDIPTSEELADPDIVQREDGSWLLDGLLPIDELKEILDIRKLLPGAGVNYQTLGGFVVNQLGHIPLVAEHFEWAGLRFEIVSMDGNRVDKVLVVPMHT